ATTGCCGGAGCCGCCGGTATCCGGGCCGTGGTGCAGCCCGGCGGTTCCATCAAGGATGCCGACAGCATTGCCGCCTGCGACCAGCTCGGCATGGCTATGGTCATGACTGGCGTGCGCCACTTCAAGCACTAGGTTGGTACTGTGCTGATTGGTCCTCGTGTCGTTGCGAGCAGCGCGAAGCAATGACACGAGGACCATCAGCACAGTACGACTGACCTTTTACCAGAAAGCCCTGACGTTAGCGTAACGTCAGGGCTTTTTACTTTAAAGAAGTCCGCACAGAGGACGGATAGCCGCACTTCGCTCGCCATGACACCAGGTTTTCCAACGAAAAACAAGCTCGGCGGGCAATGCTTGAGCGGAATCTGCGTTTGCTGCGTTTCAGCGGTGGCACTGCTTCGCGGCAGGTCGTAGCTCGGCCTTTGCCTTGGTGCCGCTGTTGCCGGCCATGCCATGATTATACCGGTGGTGCTTCGCTGAAACTTGTGTACTTTTGCGCCCACTTTGCACGGAGCTAAACTGTGCATTCTCTTCTAATTGCCGCTACTCAATGGGTTTCTTCAACTTCCTTACCAGCGACATCGCCATTGACCTGGGGACGGCCAATACGCTCATTATTCACAACGATATTATCGTCGTGGATGAGCCGAGCATCATCGCCAAAGACCGTACAACGAATAAAGTAATTGCCGTGGGCCGGCAAGCGCAGCAAATGCACGAAAAGACCCACGACAACATCAAAACCATCCGGCCCCTGAAAGACGGCGTAATTGCTGACTTCCACGCCGCCGAGGAAATGATAAAGGGCATGATTAAGATGATCGACACGCGTCGTCGTCTGTTTCAGCCCTCGCACCGCATGGTTATCTGCATTCCCTCAGGCATCACCGAAGTAGAAAAACGCGCCGTGCGTGACTCCGCCGAACACGCCGGAGCCAAGGAAGTGTGGATGATTCAGGAGCCCATGGCCGCCGCCATCGGCATCGGCATCGACGTGGAGCAACCCATCGGCTCGATGATTATCGACATCGGGGGCGGTACCACCGAAATTGCGGTTATTGCCCTGTCAGGTATCGTTTGCGACCAGTCCATCAAGACGGCCGGGGACGTGTTCAACCAGGATATTCTGGACTACATGCGCCGGCAGCACAACCTGCTGATTGGGGAACGGAGCGCCGAGCGGATCAAAATAGAAGTGGGTGCGGCCCTGACCGAGCTCGACGTGACGCCGCCCGACTTCGAGGTGCGCGGCCGGGATTTGATGACCGGTATTCCGAAGGTTATCAAGGTAACCTCGTCTGAAATTGCCATTGCCCTGGACAAGTCGGTAGCCAAAATCGAGGAGGCCGTACTGAAAGCCCTGGAGATTTCGCCGCCCGAATTGTCGGCTGATATCTACGAAAACGGCATTCACCTGACCGGGGGCGGTGCCCTGCTGCGCGGCCTCGACAAGCGCCTGGCCGTGAAAACCAAGCTGCCGATTCATATTGCCGAAGACCCGTTGCGCGCCGTAGTGCGCGGCACTGGCAAGGCCATCAAGGATATCCAGGCGTTTAAAGGCGTACTGCTGACCTAATTACAAAGCGGAATGCGGAAGGAGGAATGAAGAAGGGACCTGGTCCGACCTCTTCATTCCTCCTTCTTGCATTCTTATTTCCCGACTGACTTACGCATGAACAATCTGCTCAACTTCCTTTTCCGCTACCGGGGCATCCTGGTGTTCGGACTATTGGAGGTATTGAGTTTGTATCTGTATGTGCGTAACAGCTCGTACCAGAAAGCGGCGTTTTTCAACTCGGCCAACGCCTATACCGGCGAAGTGCTGGCGGTCCGGACCCGGGTGTACGACTATTTTCGGCTGTTTGAGGTAAACCGAAACCTGGTAGCCGAAAACGCCCTGCTGCGCCAGCAACTCTACCGCTCCGACGTGGCCGGCCGGGAAGCCGATACCCTACCCGTGGCCCAGGACAGCGTGAGCCAGGCCCGCCTGCGCAAGCTGGCTCGCCCGGACTCTCTGTTGCTGGGATTACGCCAGATTCCGGCCCGTGACCCGGATTATCCACTGATTCCGGCCCGAGTTATCAACAATTCGCTTCGAAAAGTGGATAACTACCTTACATTGAACGTCGGCTCCGTGGATGGCGTGAAGCCAGGCATGGGTGTGCTGGCCGCCGCTGGCGTGGTGGGCCGGGTGAAAGTAGCTAGTGAGCATTACGCCACGGTGACTTCCGTGCTGCACTCCAAAACTTCGATTTCGGCCAAGCTGCAGCGCGACGGCACCTTCGGCAGCATCAAGTGGCTTGGCGACGACCCTACCACCGCCTTGCTCGACTACATCCCGCGGCAGAACAAGCTGGTGCGCGGCGACACCGTCGTGACGTCGGGCTACAACGCCATTTTTCCCGAAGGCGTGATGATTGGCCGGGTCGAATCCTTTGTCCGGGAGCCGGATAAGAACTTCTGGACGGTGCGGGTGCGCCTGTCGGTCGATTTCACCAAGCTCACCTACGTGTACGTGGTCAGCGCCCGGCCTAAGGCTGAGCGCGACACAGTGGAAGTTCGTACGGGCATTAAGCTGGAAGAGGAGGAAAAGCCGTGAGGGGAGTAGGCGACATCATCATTCAGCTGCTGCGCTTCGTGCTCTACGTGGGCCTGTACGTGTTCCTGATCAGCGGCACCGACTTTGTGCTGTTCGATTTGGGCTGGTGCATTCTCTACATCGGGTTTCTGTTGTTTCTGCCCATCAGCACGCCCATCGTGGTGCAACTCATGCTGGGCTTCATCACCGGCTTTGTGGTCGACCTGTTTTTTGACACCGGTGGGCTGCACGCCGCTGCGGCCGTTGTGCTGGCTTACTTCCGGCCCTGGGTGCTGCGCCTGCTCACCCCGCGCGACGGATACGACTCGGCCGACTCGGCCAGTATTCACCAGATGGGCTGGCAGTGGTTTGTGGTGTACCTGAGCCTGCTGGTGCTGATTCACCACACTACCTTTTTCCTGCTGGAGCTGGGCAGCTTCCATTTCTTCGGCCTCACGCTGGCCAAAATTCTGATCAGCACGCTCTACACCAGCCTTACGCTGCTCATTAGCCAGCTGGTGTTCTTCCCCACCCGCCGCCGCAGTAGGTAGGGCAGCTGGTGAGGTGGGTAGGTGCGTTTGTGCCCGAAAATCTACCGGGGAATGATTGGCTCCGGCAAGCAATTGTTGAGCAGAGAAAAACGTTTTGAACTTCGGCTGTTGTTAGGCGAAGTCGGTGAGAGGTGGGCGGCTGATGAAGTTGCCTGGTAGGTGCGGGATATAACTTACCGCTTCACAATTTCACCACTTCACCGTTCGTATCTTTGTGAATCCGGCTGGTGAGTCGGAACATGTTTACCCTCAGTTTCTTTCGCTTTGCAATACCTAGAAGGCCGCAAGTACGTCGTTCAGGCCTTATTCCTGGTCGTGGCGCTGGTATTTGGGGCCCGACTCTTCTACATCCAGGTCCTCGACGGCAGCTACAAGCTGGCCGCCGACCGCAACACGCTGCAGCGCATCGTGCAGGTGCCTTACCGCGGCCTGATCTACGACCGTAACGGGCAGCTGCTCGTGCAGAACATTCCGGTGTACGACCTGATGGTGGTGCCCCGGGAGGTAAAAAAGCTCGATACGGTTCGCTTCAGCCAGTTGCTGCAGCTGCCGCTGGAGGAAATCCGGGAGGGGCTGAAAACGGCCCGCGCCTACTCCCGGGTAAAGGCCTCGCCGCTGGTCCAGAACCTGAGCACGCCCGAGCTGGCCGCCATTCAGGACAACCTCATCGACTTTCCCGGCTTCAGCATCAAGGCCCGGATGGCCCGCTCCTACAAAACCGAAAACATGGCTCATGCCCTGGGCTACGTGGGCGCCATTACCCCGGCCTTTCTGGAAAAGCCCAAGTACGCCAAGTACCTGCCCGGCGACAACCTGGGCATTACCGGTCTGGAGTCGTTCTACGAATCGGTGCTGATGGGGCGGCGCGGCGTGCAGTACCGCATGGTCAACGTGCGCGGCATTGAGAAGGGCGCTTTCCGGGGCGGCGAGTTTGATACGCTTTCCGTAGCCGGCCAGGACCTGCACACCAGCATTGACATCGAACTGCAGAAGTACGGGGAGATGCTGATGCAGGGCAAGCGGGGCTCCATCGTGGCCCTCGACCCCAAAACCGGCGAAATCCTGGCCATGGTATCGGCCCCGATGTATGAGCCCTCCATTCTGACCGGCAAGGGCATGGGCAACCGCTACATGGAACTGCTCAATAACCCTGAGCGGCCCTTGTTCAACCGCCCGCTGATGGCGACGTACCCGCCCGGTTCGGTGTTTAAGATGGTAAACGAGCTGGTGGCTTTGCAAATGGGGGTGGTGACGCCCGAAACGCCATTTGATTGCAACTGGAAGCTGGTGCGCTGCACCCACCGCCACGAGCCGCCCCGCAACGTGACCATTGCCATCAAGAACAGCTGCAACCCGTATTTCTACCAGGTGATGCGGGCCAGCGTGCTGCGCGGCCGCTCCACCAACCGTTTCGAAGACGCCCGCCTGGGCCTGGCCGAGTGGCGGCGGCAGGTCATGTCGTTTGGGCTGGGAGCCAAGCTGGGCGTGGACATGGCCAGTGAGAAAAAGGGGCTGATTCCCTCGCCCGAGTTCTACGACAAGGCCTATGGCTACCACCGCTGGGGCTACAAGACGGTGTACTCGCTCAGCATTGGGCAGGGCGAAATCGGTATTACTGGCTTGCAAATGGCGAATATCATGGCCACCATTGCCAACCGCGGCTACTATTACACGCCCCATTTCGTGCGCGGCATCGGGCAGGGCGGGCCGCTGCCTGAGTACACCCAGCGCCACATGACCAGCGTCGACCCGAAGTACTTTGAGTCGGTGATTCCGGGGATGCAGGCCGTGGTCGACGGGCGCGGCGGTACCGGCAACTTCGCCAGCTTGGCCCAGTTCGGTATTTCGGTGGCGGGCAAAACCGGCACCGTGCAAAACCGCCACGGCGACGACCACGCCACCTTCGCTGCCTTTGCCCCGGCCGAAGACCCCAAGATTGCCATTGCCGTGTTCATTGAAAACGCCGGCTTCGGGGGCACCTCGGCCGCGCCCCTGGCTTCGCTCATGATTGAGAAGTATCTGCGAGGCAAAGTGGTGCGCAAGAACTGGGAGTACTGGCTGCAAGGCAGCGCCGAAAAATTCGTAAAACGCCGCTAAGTATGGCCTTACCCGCACGCTATAGTCGCAGTCTCGACTGGGTTACCGTCGGCATCTACACCCTGATGGTGGGCCTGGGCTGGCTCACGGTGTATGCGGCCAGCTACTCGCCCGATGTTCCCACCAACGGCAGCCTATTTGGCAACCTGAGCTTCCAGCAGCTCATGGCCTTCGACTGGTTCAAGCAAATCCTGTGGATTGGTACCGCCGTGGTGCTCATCGTGGTGCTCGTCGTTATCGACTACAAGGCCTACGATACGTTTGCCTTCGTGCTTTACGGCATCATGATAGCGCTGCTCATCATCACGCCGTTTATTGCCCGGCCCATTGGCGGGTCGCGCTCCTGGCTCGAGTTGGGGCCCATGCGGCTGCAGCCGGCCGAGTTTGCCAAGTTTATAACCGCGCTGGCCGTGTCGCGCTACATGGCCAGCATCAATCTGCGCCAGCAGAATTTCCGTGACCAGGCCGTGCTGGCCGGGCTCACGCTGCTGCCGCCGGTGCTCATTCTGGCCGCCAATGAAACCGGGCAGGCCCTGGTGTTTGCCGCCTTTTTGCTGGCCTACTTCCGCGAGGGGATGTCGCCGCTGATTCTGGTGATTCTGGCTGCTGGTGCCATCATTCTGATTCTGGCGCTGCTGGTGCCCAAGCTGTGGCTAGTCGGGGCATTTACCGTCATTCTGGCTCTGGTTTTTGCTGCCAACCCCAAAGTGCTGCGTCACCATCTGCCGTTGTCCTTGTCGGTGTGGGCGGTAGTTATTGGCATGGTCTTCGGCGTGGATTTCTTCTTCAACAACGTGCTGCAGGACCACCAGCGTAAGCGCATCGAGGTGCTCATCAACCCCTCGGCCGACCCGCTGGGCGTAGGCTGGAACGTGACCCAGTCCAAGATTGCTATTGGCTCGGGCGGGCTGGTGGGCAAAGGGTTTTTGCAGGGCACCCAAACCAAGTTCGACTTCGTGCCAGCCCAAAGCACCGACTTCATTTTCTGCACCATCGGTGAGGAAGGGGGCTGGCTGGGTACCACGGTGGTTATCGTGCTGTTTATGGCGCTTCTGGGCCGGGTGCTGTACGTGGCCGAGCGGCAGAAATCGGTGTTTGGGCGCACCTACGGCTACTGTGTGGCCAGCATCCTGTTCTTCCACTTTGCTGTCAATATCGGTATGACTATCGGGCTGGCGCCGGTGGTGGGCATTCCGCTGCCGTTCTTCAGCTACGGTGGCTCCTCGCTGTGGTCGTTCACCGTGCTGCTATTCATCCTGCTGGCCATTGATGCCTACCGCAAGCAGGACTTGGTGCGGTAATCCGGGAATTCAAAACGTCGAATTATGCAGTATGAATTGGCGCCGTCGACCTGGAGAAAATTCATAACGCAACATTCCGATTTCATCGTTATTGGCCTGCTGACGCTGGTGTACCTGCTGCTGCCGACCCGGAATTCTACCCTGGACGCTTGGTACTACGCGGCCTGCGTGCGGCACGGCCACGAACTATTTCTGGCCCACCACCTGCTGTATAATCCGGCCGGCTGGCTGTGGGTGAAGGCGCTGCAAATATTAGGGTTGCAGCCTGATACGCTGGCGGCACTCAAGGCTCTGAATGCCCTGGCAGCGGCAGGCAGTCTGCTGGTGCTGCGGCAACTACTGCGGGTGGTAGCGCCGGTCAAGCCGGTGGGTGCCTGGCTGTTGCTGGTCGGGGGCAGCTTTGGCGTGCTGCGCTTTGCCACCGAAAATGAAACCTACATTCAGCCCCTGCTGCTCTCGTTGTTGGGTAGCCTGGCCTGGGTACGCTACCAGCTGTGCGGGCAACGGCCGACGAACCTGTTTTGGGCCGGCTTCTGGGCCGCCGTAGCCTGCCTGTTTCACCAGATTCATTTTTTCTGGTGGCTGAGTTTGCTGCTGGGTACGGTGTGGTACGCCCACCACAAAGTGCGCAGTGGGGTACTTTACAGCCTGCCAGCCCTGCTGGTACCGGCGGCGTACCTGGCCGCGCTGCCCACCTGGCACCAGCCCCTGACGCTGCCGGCCCTCTGGCGCTTCGTGTTCCATGATTACTACGCGGGCACGGCCGGCGGCAGCATTTCGGGCCACGGCCTGCTGCTCTCGGTCATTAATCTGGTGCGCACCTTTATGCAGCTGCACGGCTCCACGCTGGCCTTGCTGCGGCAGTATCCGGCACTGTGGCTGGTGGGAGCAGGGTTTCTGGCCTTGTTGGCCTACGCGGCTGGGCTGCTATGGCGCAGTTTCCGGCAGCGGAGTCCGGCTGGGTATTCGGCGGAGCCAGCTGAGCTGATAAACCGGGTTATTCGCACGCACGGGCTGATTCTGGGTGTGCAGTTCTTGTTTGCCGTATCGGCCGAAGGCAATGCCGAGTTTATGGTCATGCTCCCGGCGCTGCTGGCAATAGTGCTTGGTCTGTTGCCGGGCTTGGCCTGGGTGCCGCAGCGGGCAGTGCTGGTAACCGGACTGGCGTTACTGCTTTGGAACCTGGCCTTTGGCTTAGCGCCAGCTCATCAGCTGCGCTTTGCCAACAACGACACCCTGCTCCGCCGGATTCGGCAGGAGCCCCAAAGCCGGTTTTTGCTGGATAATCACAACTTGGTGCTCAACCAGCTTCACTACCAGACGGGGCAGGCCGTGGCCCCGCCCAACGTGCTGCCGACGCCCACGCTGTTGGTGCAGCGTCCGGGCCAGTCGCCGCAGCGGCTGCGGCAGTGGCTGCGGGAGCAGCGTCGGGCCGGCCACCGGCTCTACACCACCGGTTTGCACGGCCCCCAGCTCCTGGACCGGGCCCAACTGGTGTACGGCAACCAAAACGCAAAATTGCTGCGCGGCTTCCAAACCCAGCGGGTAGATTCCTTTGCCACGTCGTTCGGGCCATATTACCTAACTGAAATCCGCTAGGCAACTGGCTTGGGTGGTTCCGTTTCGGCCGCCGTGCCGCCCAGCCACTGCAAAGCCGGATGATGGGTAAGCAGCAGGGCGAAAACCACGGCAAATACCGGGGAAGCCAGGTAACCCATGCGGCCCAGGTCACCCGATAGGAGCATGTGTACCAAGATGACGCCCAACAGGGCTAGGCCGCCAAGGCCTAGCGGCCGGAGCCACAGCTGGCTGGAAAAGCGCCAGCCGGCCAGCAGCACCAGCCAGAAGAAGCCGAAGATGCTGAATATTTCCCCGGCTCCTTTCACCGACAGCAGCCGGCGCAGCGAATAGGTAATGTTGTGCAGATGGTCCAGGGCGTTGTTGAGGCTTTCCTGGGGCGGGGCCCCTACCTGGGTGTCAATCCAGTGCCGCACCGCGTAGGCCAAGGCTCCCGACAAGGCCAGCCAGCCTAGCTGCCGGGGCCAGGACAGCGCCGGGCGGGCAAACCAGAGCAGCCACGGCGCCAGAAAAATGAAGGACTCCTTGGCGTGCGGCCCGAGCAGAATACAGGCCACCAGCGCCGCTGCTGAGCCGCTGCGGGCGGCGTAAAAAGCCAGGGCAAACACCAGCAGATACAGACTATCTACCAGCGGCAGGCCAGCCGTGTACACGGCCCAGCGGCTAGTCAGGACCGCCACCAGCGCCAGCAGAGCAGCCGGCGGTGAGGCACCGTAGAGCACACAGCTGCGGAAAATAAGCAGACCCGCTCCGGCCAGCACCAGGGTATTGACCAGGTAAAAGGCCAGCCGCAGGGGCCAGTCGGTGGCGGCCCGCTGGGGCCAGATCCGGGCGTAGACCTGCTCCACGGGCCAGGCTACGGCCCCCGCTACGGCCGGCACCGGCACCCGGTAGCGCCGCGTGATGCTGACGCCCCGAAACTCGCCCCGGGCCATGCTCAAGTAGCTGCGCGTGTCGAGGGAGTGGGAAAAGTCGTAGTGCACGTACATCGTGTAGGCGCTGCCGGCCAGCAGGCCCACGGCCAGCACGTACACCAGCAGCAGCTGCCGCCAGTGCAGCCCCCTCGACGCCAGCCCCGGTACTTTCTGGAAAAGCACGCCGCCTCTGGGGTTAGGCAAACTTGCGGTCCAGCAGCTTGAGCAGCTTATTGATGTGCTCTTCCTTGCGGACCCAGCCGTATTTGTGGGCCAAATCCTCCGTCACGTAGCGCTTGGCCACTTCGGCATTTGGTAGCGTGTCGAGGTGCTGAATGGCGGTGTGGTATTCCATGTTTTCCCCGTTAAACAGCTCGTTGATGAAGCTGAAGCGCTGGTTGATGGAAATAGCCTCCCGCAACGATTCCACCTTGGGGGCCGACTTCTCGGCCAGCGTTGTGCTGGGCCGTTCCGCCCGCAGCGTCTCGCTGAGCGGTGCCGTGGCCGGGCGCTCGGCCCTGAGCTTTTCGTACAAGGGCACCCCGGCCGGCACGGCCGTTTCGGCCAGTGAGCGGCGAATAGGTTCGGGCTCGGCAGCAGGCGTTGTAACCGGGGCAGGGGCCGGCGCAGGAGCTACAAAAGTTGGGGGCGGGGTGGATTCCGGAACGCTGGCAGCCACAGGAGCCGGCGCTTCCAGGGTTGCCGGCGGAGCCGGGGCTACTACCATCGGAGCGGGAGCCGGTTCGGATACCGGAGCCGCTGCAGAAGCTGCTGTTTCCTGCAAGTCGGCTACCGACAGTGGCAGCAGCTGGCTGAACTCTTCCACCACTTTTTCCAGGGGCGCGTGGTCCTTGTAGTTGGCTTCCTGGTAGAGCCGGAAACGGCCCAACACCGAGTCCCGCTCCAATGCAGTGCCCGGTGTCAGCGTATCAATAAACCCCTGAAAGAAGGCTTTATCGATATCCAAATAGCGTAGCGAGTCGCGCAGCTGCTCGGCCGTGGCCGTGGGCTGCTGGCCCCAGAGCTTCTGCTCAAAAGCCTGCTGCGGGTCAGTGGCCACGCCGAGCGTGTCGCTGATGGCCCGGGCCAGCAGGGGTTCGAAAGCAGCCCGGCCTAGCTTGATGCGGCGCGACAGGGTGTTCATAAACTGGGTCAGAGC
Above is a genomic segment from Hymenobacter cellulosivorans containing:
- the mreC gene encoding rod shape-determining protein MreC translates to MNNLLNFLFRYRGILVFGLLEVLSLYLYVRNSSYQKAAFFNSANAYTGEVLAVRTRVYDYFRLFEVNRNLVAENALLRQQLYRSDVAGREADTLPVAQDSVSQARLRKLARPDSLLLGLRQIPARDPDYPLIPARVINNSLRKVDNYLTLNVGSVDGVKPGMGVLAAAGVVGRVKVASEHYATVTSVLHSKTSISAKLQRDGTFGSIKWLGDDPTTALLDYIPRQNKLVRGDTVVTSGYNAIFPEGVMIGRVESFVREPDKNFWTVRVRLSVDFTKLTYVYVVSARPKAERDTVEVRTGIKLEEEEKP
- the rodA gene encoding rod shape-determining protein RodA, translated to MALPARYSRSLDWVTVGIYTLMVGLGWLTVYAASYSPDVPTNGSLFGNLSFQQLMAFDWFKQILWIGTAVVLIVVLVVIDYKAYDTFAFVLYGIMIALLIITPFIARPIGGSRSWLELGPMRLQPAEFAKFITALAVSRYMASINLRQQNFRDQAVLAGLTLLPPVLILAANETGQALVFAAFLLAYFREGMSPLILVILAAGAIILILALLVPKLWLVGAFTVILALVFAANPKVLRHHLPLSLSVWAVVIGMVFGVDFFFNNVLQDHQRKRIEVLINPSADPLGVGWNVTQSKIAIGSGGLVGKGFLQGTQTKFDFVPAQSTDFIFCTIGEEGGWLGTTVVIVLFMALLGRVLYVAERQKSVFGRTYGYCVASILFFHFAVNIGMTIGLAPVVGIPLPFFSYGGSSLWSFTVLLFILLAIDAYRKQDLVR
- the mrdA gene encoding penicillin-binding protein 2, encoding MQYLEGRKYVVQALFLVVALVFGARLFYIQVLDGSYKLAADRNTLQRIVQVPYRGLIYDRNGQLLVQNIPVYDLMVVPREVKKLDTVRFSQLLQLPLEEIREGLKTARAYSRVKASPLVQNLSTPELAAIQDNLIDFPGFSIKARMARSYKTENMAHALGYVGAITPAFLEKPKYAKYLPGDNLGITGLESFYESVLMGRRGVQYRMVNVRGIEKGAFRGGEFDTLSVAGQDLHTSIDIELQKYGEMLMQGKRGSIVALDPKTGEILAMVSAPMYEPSILTGKGMGNRYMELLNNPERPLFNRPLMATYPPGSVFKMVNELVALQMGVVTPETPFDCNWKLVRCTHRHEPPRNVTIAIKNSCNPYFYQVMRASVLRGRSTNRFEDARLGLAEWRRQVMSFGLGAKLGVDMASEKKGLIPSPEFYDKAYGYHRWGYKTVYSLSIGQGEIGITGLQMANIMATIANRGYYYTPHFVRGIGQGGPLPEYTQRHMTSVDPKYFESVIPGMQAVVDGRGGTGNFASLAQFGISVAGKTGTVQNRHGDDHATFAAFAPAEDPKIAIAVFIENAGFGGTSAAPLASLMIEKYLRGKVVRKNWEYWLQGSAEKFVKRR
- a CDS encoding rod shape-determining protein, with product MGFFNFLTSDIAIDLGTANTLIIHNDIIVVDEPSIIAKDRTTNKVIAVGRQAQQMHEKTHDNIKTIRPLKDGVIADFHAAEEMIKGMIKMIDTRRRLFQPSHRMVICIPSGITEVEKRAVRDSAEHAGAKEVWMIQEPMAAAIGIGIDVEQPIGSMIIDIGGGTTEIAVIALSGIVCDQSIKTAGDVFNQDILDYMRRQHNLLIGERSAERIKIEVGAALTELDVTPPDFEVRGRDLMTGIPKVIKVTSSEIAIALDKSVAKIEEAVLKALEISPPELSADIYENGIHLTGGGALLRGLDKRLAVKTKLPIHIAEDPLRAVVRGTGKAIKDIQAFKGVLLT